The proteins below come from a single Melospiza georgiana isolate bMelGeo1 chromosome 4, bMelGeo1.pri, whole genome shotgun sequence genomic window:
- the ATP23 gene encoding mitochondrial inner membrane protease ATP23 homolog, which produces MGQGEADSPPAAEKKGAEEEEDDFGYRLFPERNKKPQSFLFRSLFTFHNKCQLMLRLTLETNPYARLLLEALKQSGCTVFNDRHFSCENCDGCVSGGFDAATSQIVLCQNNIRRQSHMNRVVTHELIHAFDHCRAHVDWFKNVKHLACSEIRAANLSGDCTLMNEIARFKFGLKGHHQTCVRDRAIRSILAVRKVSKETAEKAVDEVFDACFNDLEPFGRIPHSKADAKRAYRDFQNRDRYTANL; this is translated from the exons atggggcagggggaggcggaTTCGCCGCCGGCGGCTGAGAAGAAAggggcggaggaggaggaggatgattTCGGCTACCGGCTCTTCCCGGAACGAAATAAGAAGCCGCAGAGTTTCCTGTTCCGCAGCCTCTTCACCTTCCACAACAAGTGCCAGCTGATGCTGAGGCTGACCCTGGAAACGA ATCCATATGCTCGACTTCTTCTTGAGGCTCTGAAGCAATCTGGTTG CACTGTCTTCAATGACCGGCACTTTTCTTGTGAAAACTGTGATGGCTGTGTCAGTGGAGGTTTTGATGCTGCCACATCTCAG ATTGTTCTGTGTCAGAACAACATTCGCCGGCAGTCCCATATGAACCGGGTAGTCACACATGAATTGATTCATGCATTTGATCACTGCCGTGCACATGTGGACTGGTTTAAAAATGTCAAACACTTAGCATGTTCAGAG ATTCGAGCTGCTAATCTCAGTGGAGACTGTACTTTGATGAATGAAATAGCCAGGTTTAAATTTGGATTGAAAGGGCACCATCAG aCTTGTGTACGAGACAGAGCAATTCGTTCCATTCTGGCTGTTAGAAAAGTTAgcaaagaaacagcagaaaaagctGTGGATGAAGTTTTTGATGCCTGCTTCAATGATCTGGAACCTTTTGGAAGAATCCCACACAGCAAGGCAGATGCAAAACGTGCTTACAGAGACTTTCAGAACAGAGATCGCTATACTGCTAATTTGTAA
- the RPAP3 gene encoding RNA polymerase II-associated protein 3, giving the protein MSAPSKTIELQLQVKQNAEELQDFMRELESWEKDIKEVDSELRKQSGVPEENLPPIRNKAFKKKKKSKHKVPSKITSEENKKNKIKSYDYEAWGKLDVDKILEELDKEDSTHDSVSPESDSEEDGIHVDAEKALAEKEKGNKYFKQGNFDEAIKCYTRGMHSDPYNPVLPTNRASAFYRMKKFSVAESDCNLALALDKNYVKAYARRGAARFALKNLQGAKEDYEKVLELDANNFEAKNELKKIDQALSLKENSEQKEFEDAVRTGLTDEEKQRIEDQQLKQKAIAEKDLGNGYFKEGKYEAAIECYTRGIAADGTNALLPANRAMAYLKIEKYKEAEDDCTQALRLDASYSKAFARRGAARVALGKLKEAIQDFEAVLKLEPGNKQAINELTKIRNELAEKEQQTHQEYPAMLIKEAEIKNIVKMIDNPLQIKSTKPLRRIEIEEVDDDDTSDGDLLSTTLVNNWRNSVSVEATEALDQDDLLTTVDIPKAKHLKIEEISDTSLSQLPVNVKGISSTMHQSSPASQQREKEIRRSFMSASPVPPIPTNSFQLESDFRKLKDCPENMYLYLKQIEPSLYAKLFQKSLDPDLFNQILKILHDFYIEKEKPSLILEILQRLSELKRFDMAVMFMSGSEKKITQVLFNHVNHMGLKDASVEELEKKYGIFS; this is encoded by the exons ATGAGTGCACCGAGTAAAACGAtagagctgcagctgcaagtGAAGCAAAAtgctgaagagctgcaggattTTATGAGAGAAttggagagctgggaaaaagaTATTAAAGAAGTGGATTCTGAACTCAGGAAACAGAGTGGGGTCCCAGAAGAG AATTTGCCACCAATTCGAAACAAggcttttaagaaaaagaagaaaagcaaacataaaGTCCCTTCAAAGATAACCTctgaggaaaacaagaaaaacaagatCAAGTCTTACGATTATGAAGCATGGGGAAAACTTGATGTG GATAAAATACTTGAAGAACTTGATAAAGAAGATAGTACTCATGATTCTGTATCTCCAGAATCAGACTCTGAAGAAGATGGAATTCATGTAGATGCTGAAAAGGCTcttgcagagaaggaaaag GGTAATAAATACTTCAAACAAGGAAACTTTGATGAAGCTATAAAATGCTATACTAGAGGGATGCATTCTGATCCGTACAATCCAGTATTGCCCACAAACAGAGCATCAGCCTTTTATAGAATGAAAAA GTTTTCTGTTGCGGAATCTGACTGCAATTTAGCACTTGCTTTAGATAAAAATTATGTAAAGGCTTATGCGAGAAGAGGAGCCGCTCGCTTTGCTTTGAAAAATCTTCAAGGTGCTAAAGAAG ATTATGAAAAAGTTTTGGAGCTGGATGCCAACAATTTTGAAGCAAAAAATGAACTGAAGAAAATTGATCAG GCTCTGTCAttgaaagaaaattcagaacAGAAAGAGTTTGAGGATGCAGTCAGAACAGGATTAACAGATGAAGAGAAGCAGCGCATTGAAGACCAGCAGCTCAAGCAGAAGGCAATTGCAGAAAAAGATCTG GGTAACGGTTATTTCAAAGAAGGAAAGTATGAGGCTGCAATAGAGTGCTACACCCGTGGTATCGCAGCAGATGGCACCaatgcactgctgccagctAACAGAGCCATGGCCTACCTAAAGATTGAGAA GTACAAAGAGGCAGAAGATGACTGCACACAAGCTCTGCGCTTAGATGCTTCCTATTCTAAAGCTTTTGCCAGAAGAGGAGCTGCCAGAGTTGCTCTTGGGAAGCTAAAGGAAGCTATTCAAG ATTTTGAAGCTGTTCTGAAGCTGGAACCTGGAAATAAACAAGCAATAAATGAACTcacaaaaataagaaat gaattagctgagaaagagcagcagactCACCAAGAATATCCTGCAATGTTGATAAAAGAAGCGGAAATCAAAAATATAGTGAAAATGATAGATAATCCATTACAGATTAAATCAACA AAGCCATTGCGAAGAATAGAGATTGAAGAAGTTGATGATGATGATACATCAGATGGTGACTTGCTCAGCACTACTTTAGTCAATAACTGGAGGAATTCAGTGAGTGTTGAAGCAACAGAAGCTCTAGATCAGGATGATCTGTTGACTACAGTTGATATTCCAAAAGCAAAGCACTTGAAAATAGAAGAAATCAGTGATACATCACTATCACA GCTGCCTGTAAATGTGAAAGGAATTTCATCAACAATGCATCAGTCTTCTCCTGCAAGccaacagagagaaaaagaaatcagaaggTCATTTATGTCTGCTTCTCCAGTTCCTCCCATTCCTACAAATTCTTTCCAGCTTGAATCTGACTTCAGAAAGTTGAAAGACTGCCCTGAAAACATGTACTTGTACCTGAAG CAAATAGAGCCCTCGCTTTATGCAAAGCTGTTTCAGAAATCCTTAGATCCAGACTTGTTTAACCAGATCCTGAAAATTCTACATGACTTCTATATTGA GAAAGAGAAGCCATCACTCATCCTTGAAATCCTCCAGAGGCTCTCTGAATTAAAAAGATTTGATATGGCAGTAATGTTTATGTCaggttcagaaaaaaaaa ttacACAGGTATTATTCAATCATGTGAACCATATGGGATTAAAAGATGCTTCTGTTGAAGAATTGGAGAAGAAATACGGCATTTTCTCTTAG